In Drosophila miranda strain MSH22 chromosome Y unlocalized genomic scaffold, D.miranda_PacBio2.1 Contig_Y3_pilon, whole genome shotgun sequence, a single window of DNA contains:
- the LOC117194868 gene encoding serine/arginine repetitive matrix protein 1-like yields the protein MNATENTPAKAHQRAAASAESLEVVDLTDFSDAEEPESAAKADEEAAPKPGVAEEPHTSDGDMYADMELDADEAGAADHEGPRDSPRCSPADHPGSVGFRINDEPRPAPRSQGHRHSKSSSKMPEFEDAGYHQRRDPRTGRGIYRPERGLERYTPKPYNAYYDDGESEEEEPYGRQFIAETETFHHTVTPWGLRVTRNHQMSVDVFVPPGRNVNAFFRTFREAAEPIDYRSEPAAPARASPPHAEARPPTPASDPPRCPNPPEESAAATPPHAEARPPTPASDPPRCPNPQKSQRRPHQRTPKRPTRRQRKALPLNGPPGLQKRETPLRFDKRS from the exons ATGAACGCCACCGAGAACACCCCAGCTAAGGCGCACCAGAGAGCCGCTGCATCAGCAGAGTCACTTGAAGTCGTAGACCTCACGGATTTCTCCGACGCCGAGGAACCGGAGTCCGCTGCCAAGGCGGACGAGGAAGCCGCCCCGAAGCCAGGAGTAGCCGAAGAACCCCACACCTCCGATGGGGACATGTACGCAGATATGGAGCTAGACGCCGACGAGGCAGGGGCAGCCGACCACGAGGGTCCCCGAGACAGCCCCCGCTGTTCTCCCGCCGACCATCCGGGTTCCGTCGGGTTCCGTATAAACGACGAGCCGCGCCCTGCTCCCCGGAGCCAGGGTCACCGTCATTCGAAGAGCAGTTCGAAGATGCCG GAGTTTGAAGATGCCGGTTATCACCAGCGCCGCGATCCCCGAACCGGCCGTGGCATTTACCGCCCCGAGAGGGGGCTGGAGCGTTACACACCGAAACCATACAACGCGTACTACGACGACGGGGAGAGCGAAGAGGAGGAACCCTACGGTCGGCAATTCATAGCCGAAACAGAGACCTTTCACCACACGGTCACGCCATGGGGGTTACGCGTCACGCGTAACCACCAGATGTCCGTAGACGTCTTTGTCCCTCCCGGCCGGAATGTCAACGCGTTCTTCAGGACATTCCGAGAAGCCGCGGAACCAATCGACTACCGCTCCGAACCGGCCGCCCCAGCCAGGGCAAGCCCCCCGCACGCCGAAGCGCGACCGCCAACGCCCGCATCGGATCCTCCCCGATGCCCCAATCCTCCCGAAGAGTCGGCGGCGGCCACGCCCCCGCACGCCGAAGCGCGACCGCCAACGCCCGCATCGGATCCTCCCCGATGCCCCAATCCCCAGAAGAGTCAGCGGCGACCACACCAACGCACGCCGAAGCGCCCCACGCGGAGGCAGCGCAAGGCCCTCCCACTGAATGGCCCACCGGGGCTACAGAAGAGGGAAACGCCGCTCCGGTTCGACAAGCGGAGCTGA